One genomic segment of Streptomyces sp. TLI_146 includes these proteins:
- a CDS encoding sugar ABC transporter permease: MSTDKTSPVDKADPTEPIHLDKPHEAPVDAPPAAGEAVTAVDPRLLVREQGFAGYLSEFKRKMKAGDLGSLPVVVGLIVIMAIFQSLNSNFLTAGNLSDISVAMVGTGMIATGIVFVLLLGEIDLSVGSVSGVAGATFAVLNVTHGMAEWLALVLAILTGTVAGAIHGFVFARIGVPAFAVTLAGLLFWNGFMLQVLGSNGTINLDSEGLVAKLTSYYFSDVAAAYGLAAVAVVAFFLTSFLDSRRREAAGVPSRPLSEIVLRTVLLAVPAVGAAAVYNQYKGLPLAVVLFLAVLVLTDFVLRRTAYGRKVFALGGSIEASRRAGINVVWIRTSIYAISGTFAAIGGLFLASKITAANQGAGSGELLMNAIAAAVIGGTSLFGGRGRTWNALLGVLVITSIQYGLALQGIASPIQYMITGGVLLATVVIDAVTRKTQKSAGRA; this comes from the coding sequence GTGAGCACCGACAAGACCTCCCCCGTGGACAAGGCCGACCCGACCGAGCCCATCCACCTGGACAAGCCGCACGAGGCCCCCGTGGACGCGCCGCCGGCCGCGGGCGAGGCGGTCACCGCCGTCGACCCCCGCCTGCTCGTGCGCGAGCAGGGCTTCGCGGGCTACCTGTCCGAGTTCAAGCGCAAGATGAAGGCGGGCGACCTCGGGTCGCTCCCGGTCGTCGTCGGCCTGATCGTCATCATGGCGATCTTCCAGAGCCTGAACTCGAACTTCCTGACCGCCGGCAACCTCTCCGACATCTCGGTCGCCATGGTCGGCACCGGCATGATCGCCACCGGCATCGTCTTCGTGCTGCTGCTCGGCGAGATCGACCTGTCGGTCGGCTCGGTCAGCGGTGTCGCGGGCGCCACCTTCGCGGTGCTCAACGTCACGCACGGCATGGCCGAGTGGCTGGCCCTGGTCCTGGCGATCCTGACCGGTACGGTCGCGGGCGCCATCCACGGCTTCGTCTTCGCCCGGATCGGCGTCCCCGCGTTCGCCGTGACGCTGGCCGGTCTGCTGTTCTGGAACGGCTTCATGCTCCAGGTCCTGGGCAGCAACGGCACGATCAACCTGGACTCCGAGGGCCTGGTCGCCAAGCTGACCAGCTACTACTTCAGCGATGTGGCGGCCGCGTACGGCCTGGCCGCGGTCGCGGTGGTGGCGTTCTTCCTCACCTCGTTCCTCGACAGCCGGCGCCGCGAGGCCGCCGGGGTGCCGTCCCGGCCGCTCAGCGAGATCGTGCTGCGCACGGTGCTGCTCGCCGTCCCGGCCGTCGGCGCCGCCGCCGTCTACAACCAGTACAAGGGCCTCCCGCTCGCGGTGGTGCTCTTCCTGGCGGTCCTGGTGCTCACCGACTTCGTGCTCCGGCGCACCGCGTACGGCCGCAAGGTCTTCGCGCTCGGCGGCTCCATCGAGGCCTCCCGCCGCGCCGGCATCAACGTGGTGTGGATCCGCACCTCGATCTACGCCATCTCCGGCACCTTCGCGGCCATCGGCGGCCTCTTCCTCGCCTCGAAGATCACCGCGGCCAACCAGGGCGCGGGCAGCGGCGAGCTCCTGATGAACGCCATCGCGGCGGCCGTCATCGGCGGCACCAGCCTCTTCGGCGGCCGCGGCCGCACCTGGAACGCGCTGCTCGGTGTGCTGGTGATCACCTCGATCCAGTACGGCCTGGCCCTGCAGGGCATCGCCTCGCCGATCCAGTACATGATCACGGGTGGCGTACTGCTCGCGACCGTCGTGATCGACGCGGTCACCCGCAAGACCCAGAAGTCCGCTGGTCGCGCCTGA
- a CDS encoding carbohydrate ABC transporter permease, giving the protein MTTDTSTADLAEERPPVAKQAAPAKKEKKGEGAVLNVFSHGVLILWAFMVVIPLLWAVMASFKDDNSILSTPWALPDKLHFDNWSRAWTQAHMSDYFLNTILVVGGSLIGTLLLGSMAAYVLARFEFPGNRFIYYLFIGGMSFPIMLALVPLFYVMNNLSLLNTTHGLILVYIAYSLPFTVFFLTSFFRTLPTSVAEAAMIDGASHTRTFFQVMLPMARPGLISVGIFNFLGQWNQYMLPTVLNTDPDKRVLSQGLVELATSQGYKGDWSGLMAGLVMAMLPVLAAYIVFQRQVVAGLTAGALK; this is encoded by the coding sequence ATGACCACTGACACCTCGACCGCCGACCTCGCCGAGGAGCGCCCGCCCGTGGCCAAGCAGGCGGCACCCGCGAAGAAGGAGAAGAAGGGCGAGGGCGCCGTCCTCAACGTCTTCTCGCACGGCGTGCTCATCCTGTGGGCGTTCATGGTCGTCATCCCGCTCCTGTGGGCGGTCATGGCGTCCTTCAAGGACGACAACTCGATCCTGTCGACCCCCTGGGCGCTGCCGGACAAGCTGCACTTCGACAACTGGTCGCGGGCCTGGACCCAGGCCCATATGAGCGACTACTTCCTCAACACCATCCTGGTGGTGGGCGGCTCGCTGATCGGCACGCTGCTGCTCGGCTCGATGGCCGCGTACGTACTGGCGCGCTTCGAGTTCCCCGGGAACCGGTTCATCTACTACCTGTTCATCGGCGGGATGAGCTTCCCGATCATGCTGGCCCTGGTGCCGCTGTTCTACGTGATGAACAACCTGAGCCTGCTGAACACCACGCACGGCCTGATCCTGGTCTACATCGCGTACTCGCTGCCGTTCACGGTCTTCTTCCTCACCTCGTTCTTCCGGACGCTGCCCACCTCGGTCGCCGAGGCGGCGATGATCGACGGCGCCTCGCACACCCGTACCTTCTTCCAGGTGATGCTGCCGATGGCCCGTCCGGGTCTGATCAGCGTGGGCATCTTCAACTTCCTGGGGCAGTGGAACCAGTACATGCTGCCGACGGTCCTCAACACGGACCCGGACAAGCGGGTGCTCTCCCAGGGCCTGGTCGAGCTCGCGACCAGCCAGGGGTACAAGGGCGACTGGTCCGGCCTCATGGCGGGCCTGGTGATGGCGATGCTGCCGGTGCTCGCCGCGTACATCGTCTTCCAGCGCCAGGTCGTCGCGGGACTCACCGCGGGGGCGCTCAAATAG
- a CDS encoding carbohydrate ABC transporter permease — protein sequence MQHGKYRFIVGFLVLPLALYSLFVIWPFIQSIYYSFTDWTGLSPDFKMVGFDNYTRMFDDDIFWKSLQHSLLFVLLLPLVTLGLALFFAFMLNVGGRRRKGAAITGVRGSGFYKIAYFFPQVLSIAIVALLFQFAYNPNNGVINSALKGVGLGSVQPNWLGDPDLALYCVMAVLVWSTVGFFVVLFSAGMASIPRDFYEAALLDGASRFTTFFRITLPLLWDTVQSGWVYMGILALGAEAFASVQIMTVGPGGPDYSTTVLPLYVYQSAFRDGQAGYATTIGVALLVVTLLFAAVVMRLGRRERLEFS from the coding sequence ATGCAACACGGCAAGTACCGGTTCATCGTGGGATTTCTGGTACTCCCACTGGCGTTGTACTCACTCTTCGTCATCTGGCCGTTCATCCAGTCCATCTACTACTCGTTCACGGACTGGACCGGTCTGAGCCCGGACTTCAAGATGGTCGGCTTCGACAACTACACGCGGATGTTCGACGACGACATCTTCTGGAAGTCGTTGCAGCACAGTCTGCTGTTCGTCCTGCTGCTGCCGCTGGTGACGCTGGGTCTCGCGCTCTTCTTCGCCTTCATGCTCAATGTCGGCGGGCGGCGCCGAAAGGGCGCCGCCATTACCGGAGTGCGCGGTTCCGGCTTCTACAAAATCGCCTACTTCTTTCCGCAGGTGCTCTCGATCGCGATCGTCGCCCTGCTGTTCCAGTTCGCGTACAACCCCAACAACGGCGTGATCAACTCCGCGCTCAAGGGGGTCGGTCTCGGCAGCGTCCAGCCGAACTGGCTGGGCGACCCGGATCTGGCGCTGTACTGCGTGATGGCCGTGCTCGTCTGGTCCACGGTCGGATTCTTCGTCGTCCTGTTCTCGGCCGGAATGGCGTCGATCCCCAGGGACTTCTACGAGGCGGCGCTGCTCGACGGCGCCAGCCGCTTCACCACGTTCTTCCGGATCACGCTGCCGCTGCTCTGGGACACCGTGCAGTCCGGCTGGGTCTACATGGGCATCCTCGCCCTGGGCGCCGAGGCCTTCGCCTCGGTGCAGATCATGACGGTGGGCCCGGGCGGCCCCGACTACTCGACCACGGTCCTGCCGCTCTACGTCTATCAGTCGGCGTTCCGCGACGGTCAGGCCGGATACGCGACCACGATCGGTGTCGCGCTGCTCGTCGTCACGCTGCTGTTCGCGGCGGTCGTGATGCGACTGGGCCGGCGCGAGCGGCTGGAGTTCTCATGA
- a CDS encoding sugar ABC transporter substrate-binding protein codes for MNTRMRRAAVAVAATAMAVSLAACGSAKESGDKTKESGGAKKGDAIKIGLLLPENQTARYEKFDKPLIEKKVSELTNGKGQVVYANAKQDATTQTQQVDTMITNKVDALIVDAVDSKAIAGAVKKAKDRGIPVVAFDRLAEGPIDAYTSFDNEQVGHVQGKALVDALGTKAKDGQIVMMNGAITDPNAALFKKGAHAELDGKVTIGKEYDTKEWKPENANANMEGAISALGKDKIVGVYSANDGMAGGIITALKAAGLSTLPPVTGQDAELAGVQRIVAGEQFMSVYKPYVQEGPIAAEMAVALAKGEKLDSIAKSKVDSPTTKGVPSVILPVVSLTKDNIKDTVIKDGIYKVDEICTSNYKAACDALGLK; via the coding sequence ATGAACACGCGTATGCGTCGTGCCGCCGTGGCCGTGGCCGCCACCGCGATGGCTGTCTCTCTCGCCGCCTGTGGAAGCGCCAAGGAGTCCGGCGACAAGACCAAGGAGTCGGGCGGCGCCAAGAAGGGCGACGCGATCAAGATCGGTCTGCTCCTGCCGGAGAACCAGACCGCGCGTTACGAGAAGTTCGACAAGCCGCTCATCGAGAAGAAGGTCAGCGAGCTGACCAACGGCAAGGGCCAGGTCGTCTACGCGAACGCCAAGCAGGACGCGACGACGCAGACGCAGCAGGTCGACACGATGATCACCAACAAGGTCGACGCGCTGATCGTCGACGCGGTGGACTCGAAGGCGATCGCGGGCGCGGTCAAGAAGGCCAAGGACCGGGGCATCCCGGTCGTCGCCTTCGACCGTCTGGCCGAGGGTCCGATCGACGCGTACACGTCGTTCGACAACGAGCAGGTCGGCCATGTGCAGGGCAAGGCCCTGGTCGACGCGCTGGGCACGAAGGCCAAGGACGGCCAGATCGTGATGATGAACGGTGCGATCACCGACCCGAACGCCGCGCTGTTCAAGAAGGGCGCGCACGCCGAGCTCGACGGCAAGGTGACCATCGGCAAGGAGTACGACACCAAGGAGTGGAAGCCGGAGAACGCCAACGCCAACATGGAGGGCGCGATCTCGGCCCTGGGCAAGGACAAGATCGTCGGCGTCTACTCCGCCAACGACGGCATGGCCGGCGGCATCATCACCGCCCTGAAGGCCGCCGGCCTGTCCACGCTTCCCCCGGTCACCGGCCAGGACGCGGAGCTCGCCGGTGTGCAGCGCATCGTCGCGGGTGAGCAGTTCATGAGCGTCTACAAGCCCTACGTCCAGGAAGGCCCGATCGCGGCCGAGATGGCCGTCGCGCTGGCCAAGGGTGAGAAGCTGGACTCGATCGCGAAGTCCAAGGTCGACAGCCCGACCACCAAGGGCGTCCCGTCGGTGATCCTCCCGGTCGTGTCGCTGACCAAGGACAACATCAAGGACACCGTCATCAAGGACGGTATCTACAAGGTCGACGAGATCTGCACCTCGAACTACAAGGCCGCCTGCGACGCGCTCGGCCTGAAGTAG
- a CDS encoding ATP-binding cassette domain-containing protein: MVHVSATPVLALRGVSKRFGAVQALTDVELEVHAGEVVALVGDNGAGKSTLVKTIAGVHPIDDGVIEWEGRGVQINKPHDAQALGIATVYQDLALCDNIDVVGNLYLGRELRKRGILDEVEMERRSRELLTTLSIRIPSVRIPIASLSGGQRQTVAIARSMLGEPKLVILDEPTAALGVEQTAQVLDLVERLRERGHAVILISHNMADVKAVADKVAVLRLGRNNGVFEVKTTSQEEIISAITGATDNAVTRRAARNAEVQK, from the coding sequence ATGGTTCACGTGTCCGCTACGCCCGTGCTGGCGTTGCGCGGGGTCTCCAAGCGGTTCGGTGCCGTTCAGGCGCTCACCGACGTAGAGCTTGAGGTCCACGCCGGTGAGGTGGTCGCCCTGGTGGGCGACAACGGAGCCGGAAAGTCCACGCTGGTCAAGACGATCGCAGGGGTGCACCCCATCGATGACGGCGTCATCGAGTGGGAGGGCCGCGGCGTGCAGATCAACAAGCCGCACGACGCCCAGGCGCTCGGCATCGCGACCGTCTACCAGGACCTCGCGCTGTGCGACAACATCGACGTCGTAGGCAACCTCTACCTGGGCCGGGAGCTGCGCAAGCGCGGCATCCTCGACGAGGTCGAGATGGAGCGCCGCTCGCGCGAGCTGCTCACCACGCTGTCGATCCGCATCCCCAGCGTCCGCATCCCGATCGCGTCGCTCTCCGGCGGCCAGCGCCAGACCGTCGCCATCGCCCGTTCGATGCTCGGCGAGCCCAAGCTCGTCATCCTCGACGAGCCGACCGCGGCCCTCGGCGTCGAGCAGACCGCACAGGTCCTCGACCTGGTCGAGCGGCTGCGCGAGCGCGGCCACGCGGTCATCCTCATCAGCCACAACATGGCCGATGTGAAGGCCGTCGCGGACAAGGTCGCCGTGCTGCGCCTGGGCCGCAACAACGGCGTCTTCGAGGTCAAGACCACCTCGCAGGAAGAGATCATCTCCGCCATCACCGGCGCCACGGACAACGCCGTGACCCGCCGTGCGGCGCGCAACGCGGAGGTTCAGAAGTGA
- a CDS encoding ROK family transcriptional regulator: protein METPGSQTSLHRANLERVVRAVRMAGSLTQAEIARATGLSAATVSNIVRELKDGGTVEVTPTSAGGRRARSVSLSGSAGIVIGVDFGHTHLRVAVGNLAHQVLAEEAEPLDVDASSAQGFGRAEELVTRLITATGIARDKVIGVGLGVPGPIDVESGTLGSTAILPGWTGINPREELSGRLGVPVYVDNDANLGALGELVWGSGRGVKDLAYIKVASGVGAGLVIDGQIYRGPGGTAGEIGHITLDESGPVCRCGNRGCLETFTAARYVLPLLQSSHGADLTMERVVQLAREGDPGCRRVVADVGRHIGSGVANLCNLLNPSRVVLGGDLAEAGELVLGPIRDSVSRYAIPSAARQLSVLPGALGGRAEVLGALALVLSEMGDSTLLESALPAGAPAFT from the coding sequence ATGGAGACTCCGGGGTCGCAGACGTCATTGCACCGGGCCAATCTGGAGCGGGTCGTACGCGCGGTCCGCATGGCGGGCTCGCTCACCCAGGCCGAGATCGCCAGGGCCACGGGCCTCTCCGCGGCCACGGTCTCCAATATCGTTCGTGAACTGAAGGATGGCGGGACCGTCGAGGTCACGCCCACCTCGGCGGGCGGCCGCCGGGCCCGCAGCGTCTCGCTCAGCGGCTCCGCGGGCATCGTCATCGGCGTCGACTTCGGCCACACCCATCTGCGCGTCGCGGTCGGCAACCTGGCCCACCAGGTGCTCGCCGAGGAGGCCGAGCCGCTCGACGTCGACGCCTCCTCCGCGCAGGGCTTCGGCCGGGCGGAAGAGCTGGTCACCCGGCTGATCACGGCCACCGGCATCGCCCGGGACAAGGTCATCGGGGTGGGCCTGGGCGTACCCGGGCCCATCGACGTGGAGTCCGGCACGCTGGGCTCCACGGCCATCCTGCCGGGCTGGACCGGCATCAACCCCCGCGAGGAGCTCTCGGGCCGCCTGGGCGTGCCGGTGTACGTCGACAACGACGCCAACCTGGGCGCCCTGGGCGAGCTGGTGTGGGGCAGCGGGCGCGGGGTCAAGGACCTGGCGTACATCAAGGTGGCGAGCGGTGTCGGCGCCGGGCTGGTGATCGACGGGCAGATCTACCGGGGCCCGGGCGGCACGGCCGGCGAGATCGGGCACATCACCCTGGACGAGTCGGGCCCGGTGTGCCGCTGCGGCAACCGGGGCTGCCTGGAGACCTTCACGGCCGCGCGGTACGTGCTGCCGCTGCTCCAGTCCAGCCACGGGGCCGATCTGACCATGGAACGCGTGGTCCAGCTGGCCCGTGAGGGCGACCCCGGCTGCCGGCGTGTCGTCGCGGACGTGGGCCGCCACATCGGCAGCGGTGTCGCCAACCTCTGCAATCTGCTCAACCCCAGCAGGGTGGTGCTCGGCGGTGATCTGGCCGAGGCCGGGGAGCTGGTCCTCGGGCCCATCAGGGACTCCGTGTCGCGGTACGCCATCCCCAGTGCGGCTAGGCAGCTTTCGGTCCTTCCGGGGGCCCTGGGCGGCCGCGCCGAGGTGCTCGGCGCGCTGGCTCTGGTACTGAGTGAAATGGGCGATTCGACCCTGCTTGAGAGTGCTCTCCCCGCCGGAGCTCCTGCGTTCACTTAG